The nucleotide sequence GCCCCCAGAGCCCCCCAGAGCCCCTCAGAGCCCCCAGAGCCCCCAGAGCCCCTCAGAGCCCCCAGAGCCCCCCAGAGCCCCCAGAGCCCCCCAGAGCCCCCAGAGCCCCCCAGAGCCCCCCAGAGCCCCCAGAGCCCCCAGAGCCCCCCAGAGTCCCCCAGAGCCCCCCGAGCCCCCAGAGCCCCTCAGAGCCCCCAGTGCCCCCCGAGCCCCCCAGAGCCCTCAGAGCCCCCAGAGCCCTCAGAGCCCCCAGAGCCCTCAGAGCCCCCAGAGCCCTCAGAGCCCCCAGAGCCCCCCAGAGTCCCCCAGAGCCCCCAGAGCCCCCCAAAGCCCCCAGAGCCCCCCAGAGTCCCCCAGAGCCCCCAGAGCCCCCGCCTCAGGCAGAGCAGTGAGGACTCCACAGGAGACCCAAACGACCAGAGAGACTCTGAGAGTCTCAGTTCTGGAAGAGAGAACATGAGAACAGGACTGACCAGTAACACGTCCTCCAGCCGACCCACGctccagaggtcaaaggtgacgTTTCCTGGCCCCGTTTCAGGTTAACCCCCGCGGTCCCAGATTAACCCCCGCAGTCCCAGGACCTCTCTGGACCGGAGCAGGAAGCCGAGCGCCGGATCAGAGCCGCGTGCATTTATTTACACCAGCTGGGGGGGGCGGCGACGGGAAAAAAACCATCAGAGGGAGGCGTCGCCCCCGTGTGAAGATGAGATacctctgatggggggggggggagaccgCTGGAGGAGACGGATGTGTTCCTCTTTACAGCCAACAGCACTGTTCTTCAGGCCGTTTAAACACCGAGTCTGTtagggtaacacacacacacacacacacacacacacacacacacacacacacagacacacacagacacacacacacagacacacacacacacacacagacacacacacacacacacacacacacacacacacacacacacacaccacacacacacacacagacacacacacacacacacacacacagacacacacacacacacacacacacacacacacacacacagacagcacacacacacacacaacacacacacacacacacacacacacacacagacacacacacacacacagacacacacacacacacacacacacagacacacacacagacacacacacacacacacacacagacacagacagacacagacacacacacacacacacagacacacacacacacacacacacacacagacacagacacacacacacacacacacacacacacacacacagacacacagacacacacacacacacacacacacacacacacacacacacacacacacagacacacagacacacacacagacacacacacacacacacacacacacacacacagacacacacacacacacacacacacagacacacacacacacacacacacacacagacacacacacacacacacacacacacacacacacacacacacacagacagacacacacacacacacacacacacacagacacacacacacacagacacacacacacacacacacacacacacacacacacacacacacacagacacacagacacacacagacacacacacacacacacacacacacacacacacacagacacacacacacacacacacacacacacagacacacacagacacacacagacacacagacacacacacacacacacacacacacacacacacacacacacacacacacacattctcctgGAAAAGTCCAAAAACCCTCTCGGCCACATCGgtctcccccccacacacaggaCACtccttcgggggggggggggtctgaggcTGTGGTCTGGCGGTTCAGCCCCCCCTCTTACCCTCTCCACCCCCCTCACCAGAACACGCTGGTACTTACCCCATGTCGGTGCAGTCGTCCCTTCAGACCTGAGCAGCCTCCGTTCATTCTGTGTTCATGCACCGCTGGGCGCAGTGAGGGGGGGGTTCCTCCTCTGGCCCCCCagcccctcacccccccccccccggctgcaGCTCGATCCTTTTTAGGACCTGGAGGAGTgagagaaaacatgaagacTGTCAGAAAGTGGAGCTGAGATGGTAGTGCCCCCCCCATGTCCCACAGCGTGGCCCCCCCCATGTCCCACAGCGTGGCCCCCCCCATGTCCCACAGCGTGGCCCCCCCCATGTCCCACTGCGTGGGCCCCCCATGTCCCACAGCATGACCCCCCAGTGACACAACAACCAACCCCCCTGCACCCCCGGCCTGGGACCCCCTCCCCCTGACTGGGAGTCAGACGGCGGAGGGATATCCTCCTCCTGACCGCATCACGCCCCCAGGGGGGGTAGACCCTGGAGACCAGAGTGGAAAACAGAACAGCCCCACTGGGGGCAGTTATTTAGATCTGCCTGAGGGCAGATCAGACCGTCAGAACAAACATCATCTGGTTTATTCTGGGATGTTTCACGTGGACCAATGGGACGTCAGCGTGAGGGACTATTTGATGTACGGCTGCTTTCAAGTGTTCATCCGCCCACAGGCTCATGTAGGAGAGGacacctgctgtgtgtgtgtgtgtgtgtgtgtgtgtgtgtgtgtgtgtgtgtgtgtgtgtgtgtgtgtgtgtgtgtgtgtgtgtgtgtgtgtgtgtgtgtgtctgtgtgtgtgtgtgtgtgtggtctgtgtgtgtgtgtctgtgtgtgtgtgtgtgtgtgtgtgtgtgtgtgtgtgtgtgtgtgtgtgtgtgtgtgtctgtgtgtgtgtgtgtgtgtggtctgtgtgtgtgtgtctgtgtgtgtgtgtgtgtgtgtgtgtgtgtgtgtgtgtgtgtgtgtgtgtgtgtgtgcgtgtgtctgtgtgtgtgtgtgtgtctgtgtgtgtctgtgtgtgtgtgtgtgtgtctgtgtgtgtgtgtgtgtgtgtgtgtgtggtctgtgtgtgtgtctgtgtgtgtgtgtgtgtgtgtgtgtgtgtgtgtgtgtgtgtgtgtgtgtgtgtgtgtgtgtctgtgtgtctgtgtgtgtgtgtgtgtgtgcgtgtgtctgtgtgtgtgtgtgtgtctgtgtgtgtctgtgtgtgtgtctgtgtgtgtgtgtgtgtgtgtgtgtgtgtctgtgtctgtgtgtgtgtgtgtgtgtgtgtgtgtgtgtgtgtgtgtgtgtgtctgtgtgtgtgtgtgtgtgtgtgtgtgtgtgtctgtctgtgtgtgtgtgtgtgtgtgtgtgtctgtgtgtgtgtgtgtgtgtgtgtgtgtgtgtgtgtgtgtgtgtgtgtctgtgtgtgtgtctgtgtgtgtctgtgtgtgtgtgtgtgtgtgtgtgtgtgtgtgtgtctgtgtgtgtgtgtctgtgtgtgtgtgtgtgtgtgtgtgtgtgtgtgtgtgtgtgtgtgtgtttgtgtgtgtgtgtgtgtgtctgtgtgtgtgtgtgtgtgtgtgtctgtctgtgtgtgtgtgtgtgtctgtgtgtgtgtgtgtgtgtgtgtgtgtgtctgtgtgtgtgtgtgtgtgtgtgtgtgtctgtgtgtgtgtgtgtgtctgtgtgtgtgtgtgtgtctgtgtgtgtgtgtgtgtgtgtgtgtgtgtctgtgtgtgtgtgtgtctgtgtgtgtgtgtgtctgtgtgtgtgtgtgtgtgtgtgtgtgtgtgtgtgtgtgtgtgtgtgtgtgttctctgttctCAGACATTAAAACAGGCTTCAAAGGTCGGCGACAGTTCAGACAGGACGGGAATAGAACCGACAACCTCCTCTTTCACCCAACTCTTCAGCGCTTTACGATGAAACAGAGATGAAACAGCTGCTGAAgcccccacctgcccccccaGTCACAAGAACCATCTATAGGAATCATTCTATGCTTAAACTGAAACCTTTTctgatataaatataaagttgAGTAAATAAGCGAGACATTAAAGCCATAAATGGATGTAAACAGTCACATGATCTCATTTCCTCAACTATTCCTCGTCATGTGATCATTTCATGACCCAATGAACATGTGAACCCTGACGTGTTCACGTGTTCTCCACCAACCTCTGGCAGCATGCTGGTTCTAACGTGTTCTACCTCAGATTATATGATTATACATCAGATTATATGATATCAGATTATATGATTATACATCAGATTATATGATATCAGATTATATGAGTATACATCATATTATATGAGTATATCTCagattatatattatacatcAGATTATATGATATCAGATTATATGATTATACGTCAGATTATATGATTATATCAGATTTCTCACTTTGACTTCACAAAGTGACGAACTCAACTAGTCAGAATTGATTTGATGTAACTGGATAacgtataataataataataatgagacaGATTTAATAATTTgcctcatcaccatcaccatcatcatcatcatcatcatcatcgctgtAGAACATTTTCTGACAACCATAAGAACGTCTCTGACCATGTGAGAATTATGGGTAATGTATGGACAAGGATTTCAATAAGTAAGGAAATGACAACCTTCAGGGTTATAACCATGATATGACCTGATGTCACAGCATCAGCTCCTGCTGACCTTGTATCAGGTACAAACTGACATGAACAAACAtgctaaacaaaaaacataaaaacaaaccctATTTATAGAATTAAAACTATTTATGAACATTGTTGCctcataaaattaattttccatttttggtggtcacaggctgatgatgtcatcatgctTGATGACCATTTCAGTACGCATCAGTGACACCAGACTGCTgtaggcagtcacagactgcaacatccagcaacacccctgaattcaaattttaccctgacctactttcataggtcaaaggtcaaagctaatGCTCTCACCTTCTGTCAttgatcagagcactagcttttgatctatggtcttattcacactggccaccctcgtctttctatcttctccggttcctgagtgtacaaaagttgaaatttgaccttgacctagttttctccaggtcgaggtcatcatctcatcttcctcccctctcctgcctgagtcatgtgcttttagtttcatctgtCTGGACGGTTGTGGAGAcgtttggtggactaacggacggaagGACACACTGGTTACAATGACGTCACCGCTCTGAAGCGGGATTTCAAAGCAAAGGGACTCAACCGGCTGCGTTTCATCTCTTCTCCTGCAGGTGGCAGCATCATCAAGCATTCACAGGTGGGAAATGACTTCCTTGGTTGATGACGTGTCAGAGGAGCGATGTTACACTTCACTGTCTGTTCTAACCGTACTCGGACTCTGAAGGTGATGCCTGCAGCACACAGGTGTGCTTGCAGGCACTCCATCACCTGTTCTTTTAATACTGGTCAAGAAGATACTGCATATGGATATATAAatctatacatatatataggaaaaatataaatttatagatactctatataaatatttaacatcaaACTGAATGTATTTTTAAGCCACTTATCTTGAAGTtgtcagaaatgttttctgGAGAGAAACTGGAGGATAAAGAAGCAAAACAAAGatagaagaaagaaaaccaaTAAACATTCCTTTATTAGAACCAATACTGACTCTGATGAGTACTGCACATCCTCAGATAAACCCCTCTGGGGCTGCAGTCACAGCAACAGAGCTGCCTCCTTCCTGGCTCTGCAAGCCGCTCCAGACTTCCTCTTAGTCTTGAACAAAGGATTATGGGATACCTTCCTGCCTCTGCTCTGATGCCTGCAGGGAAACCAGCAGAGGACACATTCAGACAGGAGGCTCTGAGTCCTGGTCTGAGGTGTGAGCGTCTCTGGACTCGCCTGTGGCCCCTGTGGGGGTCTCTGATTGGACACGATCTGCGTTTGTGCTCCAGGCTGCCACAGCTGAAGCAGCCGTCCCCCCCCAGGAGGCGTCCACACGGGTGGTCCGGCAGCACGCAGCGTCCACAGGCCTGGCAGTGTCTCCAGGCTggacacaggacacacacatgaacgGCCTGGCGTGGAGAAAAGCTCTACTGTACGCTGACTTACATACATGGTTTCACACACGTGTCACACAGCGAGCAGTGCTTCCATTCTCGGCCATCCTGGACAGAAGGAACACAAGTTTCAGCCTGGATCTGTATTAGAGAGAAACTCAGTTTCAGGGTTTCCTACCTTAGACGGGCAGACGTTACATCTAGAGCAGTGTTTGTTGAGGGACCAGACGAACCTCTGGCAGACGGAGCAAAAtctgacagcagagagaaggaaCGCTGTCAGTAAACGCTGGTGGAGATGCTACGCTAACATCTAAACGCTGGTGGAGATGCTACGCTAACATCATCTAAACGCTGGTGGAGATGCTACGCTAACATCATCTAAACGCTGGTGGAGATGCTACGCTAACATCATCTAAACGCTGGTGGAGATGCTACGCTAACATCATCTAAACGCTGGTGGAGATGCTACGCTAACATCATCTAAACGCTGGTGGAGATGCTACGCTAACATCATCTAAACGCTGGTGGAGATGCTACGCTAACATCATCTAAACGCTAGTGGAGATGCTATGCTAACATCATCTAAACGCTGGTGGAGATGCTACGCTAACATCatctaaagtaaaaaaaaaaccatgatcAATCATCAATAATGATCAGATGAGACGGTGATACCTGTAGCCTTCCTCCTGGGGCAGGACAACATCTCTGGGGGAGATGTTAGTGAAGAGTCTGACTGGAGACTGCTTCCTGCCCGTCTTCCCCTGTTTGTACAGGGGGTGGTTGTCATAGTCCACCTGGATGGAGACACAGAGAAGATCTAATGGTCCTGAGTGACAACACCCTCCTGTGGAGTCCCCACAGTGCCTTGAGTGACTCTCTGACCACCCACAGACCACGTCCAGTCAGACCCCCCTCGGTGCGATGGCTAGTTAAACAGCTAAAGGTGAGTTAGGACTCAGACACCTGGTAGTCCAGCATGGTCAGCGAGGGGAGACACGCCAGGAGACGAGGCTCGAAGAAGTACGGGAAGATCCACATCATGGGCATCTCAGAGTGACTGtctgcacacgcacacacacacacacacacacacacacacacacacacacacacacacacacacacacacacacactttaatgtcATTTGTTGGTTCAACTGGATACATTCGTATAAATCCGTCTACAAATGAACAGAGATGAAACGAGTTCTACTTCAAACGGAATCCCTCTACCAATCGTGTGGGGAGGCAGTCGaccccctcctcacttcataCATGTAGACAGGAAATCACACTGACACTCAGTGTGGTAACATTATCCAAGTGATACTGCATTTAGTGTTCATCAACCCATGGTTCTGTTTGTGCTGCATACGACCCCCCAGTATAGAGTTCACCCTccaaccactaggaggcagtgtTATAATTTAACACCACCATAAAACACCATTGACAGTAGATGTTTGTGTGACCCAGAGCAGACGGGTCTGTGGAACAGTCCAGTGAGACGTGACGTCTTCAGGCTGGAGCAGACACCCAGGCCACGCCCCCGGGGGCGGGACCACCGCTTTGAATGATTAAACATGAATGTTTCTCTCCTGTTGGTTTCTCATTATTTTGCGTGACCAGGTTCAATCTGTGACTCACATCAGAGCCTCACATCAGAATGAGTTCCTCCTGCTGGGAACAAACTCATCACCAGGTGGGACCTTAAAACCTCTGGACTCCAGTCTGACCTGAACTCTGCAACTTCTTCCAGGTCCGTGAGATCAGAGAGAAGCTGTTGGCCAGAGGCTTGACCAGGCCGCCGAAGGGGGGGTCCGCCACCATCACCACCTTCTCCCCGTCGGACTCGGTCAGGAAGGCCTGCAGGACCGGACCGGACGCCTGAGCACAGGTCAGGGGTCAGTGGGGCGAAGCAGGAACCAGTCACATCAAACAGGTTCTCACACTCACCCCCCCGTCAAAGAAGTGATGGTTGAACATATTGTAGTGACAAAACTCCTCCCGGCTGTAGAACTGAGCATatctgaaaaaacacaaaatcaccTCAGAAACCTGACTTCAGATTAAAGATCAGACGAGAGATTATAAAGCgcctcttcacacacacacacgggcgtGTaccagggaggtgtgtgtgtgctgcaggctGAAGCTTGCTGTGCAGGGACACACCCTCCTGcattctttacacacacacacacacacacacacacacacacacacagggcagcGACACGGCTCAGGACGACTGCAGGTGAGaacccacaacacacacacgtctggagC is from Antennarius striatus isolate MH-2024 chromosome 23, ASM4005453v1, whole genome shotgun sequence and encodes:
- the LOC137591005 gene encoding uncharacterized protein, giving the protein MTLTDQPPEPPEPPRAPRAPQSPPSPPSTSEPPRAPRAPQSPQSPPSPSEPPEPPEHFRAPQSPQSPSEPPRAPRAPQSPQSPPEPPRAPRAPQSPSEPPEPPEPLRAPRAPQSPQSPPEPPEPPRAPQSPQSPQSPPESPRAPRAPRAPQSPQCPPSPPEPSEPPEPSEPPEPSEPPEPSEPPEPPRVPQSPQSPPKPPEPPRVPQSPQSPRLRQSSEDSTGDPNDQRDSESLSSGRENMRTGLTSNTSSSRPTLQRSKVTFPGPVSG
- the zcchc4 gene encoding rRNA N6-adenosine-methyltransferase ZCCHC4 isoform X2, whose amino-acid sequence is MEVSEGNDESVEVVVQEGGDLAPRCVHGPALLFEKVCRGGGRSRRFYACSACRDRKDCSLFQWEDEKVSESRRLAREAEIQSKRPLFTQQEFCSRFVKFLSVPLEEKKFCEDCQLLLLPGEGDAHSGHRSTAVTATQLRRPSLLLRPLDNKKSNAQFLFTDRSAHFLLDTLSALGFRRVLCVGTPRLQELIKLRNLQQKRPPVRSLLLDIDFRYAQFYSREEFCHYNMFNHHFFDGGASGPVLQAFLTESDGEKVVMVADPPFGGLVKPLANSFSLISRTWKKLQSSDSHSEMPMMWIFPYFFEPRLLACLPSLTMLDYQVDYDNHPLYKQGKTGRKQSPVRLFTNISPRDVVLPQEEGYRFCSVCQRFVWSLNKHCSRCNVCPSKDGREWKHCSLCDTCVKPCILETLPGLWTLRAAGPPVWTPPGGGRLLQLWQPGAQTQIVSNQRPPQGPQASEQRQEGIP
- the zcchc4 gene encoding rRNA N6-adenosine-methyltransferase ZCCHC4 isoform X1 gives rise to the protein MEVSEGNDESVEVVVQEGGDLAPRCVHGPALLFEKVCRGGGRSRRFYACSACRDRKDCSLFQWEDEKVSESRRLAREAEIQSKRPLFTQQEFCSRFVKFLSVPLEEKKFCEDCQLLLLPGEGDAHSGHRSTAVTATQLRRPSLLLRPLDNKKSNAQFLFTDRSAHFLLDTLSALGFRRVLCVGTPRLQELIKLRNLQQKRPPVRSLLLDIDFRYAQFYSREEFCHYNMFNHHFFDGGASGPVLQAFLTESDGEKVVMVADPPFGGLVKPLANSFSLISRTWKKLQSSDSHSEMPMMWIFPYFFEPRLLACLPSLTMLDYQVDYDNHPLYKQGKTGRKQSPVRLFTNISPRDVVLPQEEGYRFCSVCQRFVWSLNKHCSRCNVCPSKDGREWKHCSLCDTCVKPSWRHCQACGRCVLPDHPCGRLLGGDGCFSCGSLEHKRRSCPIRDPHRGHRHQSRGRKVSHNPLFKTKRKSGAACRARKEAALLL